The following are encoded in a window of Candidatus Krumholzibacteriia bacterium genomic DNA:
- a CDS encoding alpha/beta fold hydrolase, whose product MGSVSFEIPSQHGKSLRGDCLEPEGSGPWPVVVVCHGFKGFKNWGFFPELGQRLAQAGFATVLFNFSGAGVGPDLLTFTDFEAFARDTISQQIDDLGGVLDALHARRLGSGRLDLRRLAVVGHSRGGAVAILRAREDPRLAAVVSWAGVSTLWRYSERELEEWKRKGSMEFLNMRTMQRMRIDSSYVADLEAHRERFDLVEAVRQLQIPLLLVHGSEDLSVPAQEARELQAAAGGRAELHQVPGTGHTFGVVHPWEGSTPAFDEATRTTIGWLRERLQADR is encoded by the coding sequence GTGGGTAGCGTTTCCTTCGAGATCCCCAGTCAGCACGGAAAGTCATTGCGCGGCGATTGCCTGGAGCCGGAGGGCAGCGGCCCCTGGCCCGTCGTGGTCGTCTGCCACGGTTTCAAAGGGTTCAAGAACTGGGGATTCTTCCCCGAGTTGGGCCAGCGGCTGGCGCAGGCCGGCTTCGCCACCGTCCTCTTCAACTTCTCCGGCGCCGGTGTGGGGCCGGACCTGCTCACCTTCACCGATTTCGAGGCCTTCGCTCGCGACACGATCTCGCAGCAGATCGACGACCTGGGCGGCGTTCTCGATGCCCTGCATGCCCGCCGCCTCGGTTCTGGACGTCTGGACCTCCGGCGGCTTGCGGTCGTCGGCCATTCCCGCGGCGGCGCCGTCGCCATCCTGCGCGCTCGTGAGGACCCGCGACTGGCTGCGGTCGTGAGCTGGGCCGGTGTTTCCACACTCTGGCGCTATTCCGAGCGCGAGCTGGAGGAGTGGAAGCGCAAGGGTTCCATGGAGTTCCTCAACATGCGGACGATGCAGCGCATGCGCATCGACAGCAGCTACGTCGCCGACCTGGAAGCCCACCGGGAGCGTTTCGACCTGGTGGAAGCGGTGCGGCAGCTCCAGATCCCCCTCCTCCTGGTGCATGGAAGCGAGGATCTCTCGGTCCCCGCGCAGGAGGCCCGCGAGTTGCAAGCCGCGGCCGGAGGGCGGGCGGAGCTGCACCAAGTCCCGGGTACCGGCCACACTTTCGGCGTGGTCCACCCCTGGGAGGGCAGCACGCCGGCCTTCGACGAGGCCACGCGCACCACGATCGGCTGGCTGCGCGAGCGACTCCAGGCGGACCGCTGA
- a CDS encoding amylo-alpha-1,6-glucosidase, giving the protein MAEPRDKATELAATSAAGRTPSGNIAQPSAHERALGSGAMRFAPPPQQRISRAHFVPVQIRIGEEECHDLGRASKKEWLVTNGIGGYAMSTVVGLNTRREHGLLVAAVRGLGGRRVVLSKMEETVVIPGATRSLDTTFYPGVVHPRGFELSSSFRLYPFPNFVFAGHRWRLEKHVVLVHGENTVVVTYRMQPLAKRRPDGLKRPDASREAAGDDEGAVGEANQSPATAAGDTGPIETLKLRVRPLFAFREAHQLGERNERIQSGFGSRTVGERGSVVRCSPYPEWEPVYLVCNEAGFVEGPDWYKSVEYPQDRYRGLDYSEDLWSYGYYELDLRMGESLTIACTLHPPETHAPNWSEEREVIRLAQVMAKSPDESPFARRLMLAADQFVVRRERDVPALISGYPYFTDHVRETLIAMPGLLLVTGRHRDAKAILRAYSRSLQRGLLPRRFADGGRAEYGSIDATLWFFVAVFKYLQYTGDFDFVRTELRIPLLEVMRYFQEGTRFGVRLDRDGLLQCGEPGIALTWMDARVGDQPVTRRDGKPVEVNALWYNALKVMERLAERFSIPNDMARFARRAEQVEASFHDSFWNRELGCLQDVVTATGSDASIRPNQILAVSLPFPLLNSDDSSSVLRVVGEKLLTPLGLRTLDPAHPMFRPSYDGNEAERARAAHQGTAWVWLLGAYIAALVKCRGESGRTEAARLLDPVQRHLLDDCLGQVSEKSWGNPPHWPRGCPAAAAAVGELLRAYYEDVLARNPGVRAPILPPPLRRA; this is encoded by the coding sequence ATGGCGGAACCACGCGACAAAGCTACGGAGCTGGCGGCAACATCGGCGGCCGGCCGCACGCCGTCCGGCAACATCGCCCAGCCGTCGGCCCACGAACGCGCCCTGGGCAGCGGCGCCATGCGTTTCGCCCCGCCGCCGCAACAGCGCATCAGCCGCGCCCACTTCGTCCCCGTGCAAATCCGCATCGGCGAGGAAGAATGCCACGACCTCGGGCGAGCCTCGAAGAAGGAATGGTTGGTGACCAACGGCATCGGCGGCTATGCCATGTCCACCGTGGTGGGCCTCAACACGCGCCGCGAGCACGGCCTCCTGGTGGCAGCGGTGCGCGGCCTCGGCGGCCGGCGGGTGGTGCTGTCGAAGATGGAGGAAACCGTCGTTATCCCGGGCGCCACGCGCTCCCTGGACACGACCTTCTATCCCGGCGTCGTGCACCCGCGTGGGTTCGAGCTTTCCAGCAGCTTCCGTCTCTATCCGTTTCCGAACTTCGTCTTCGCCGGTCACCGCTGGAGACTCGAGAAGCACGTCGTGCTCGTGCACGGTGAGAACACGGTCGTCGTCACCTACCGCATGCAGCCCCTGGCGAAGCGCCGCCCTGACGGTTTGAAGCGGCCCGATGCCTCCAGGGAGGCGGCGGGCGACGACGAGGGCGCCGTTGGGGAAGCGAACCAGTCTCCGGCCACCGCCGCCGGCGACACCGGCCCGATCGAGACGCTGAAGCTGCGCGTCCGCCCGCTTTTCGCCTTCCGCGAGGCGCATCAGCTCGGTGAGCGCAACGAGCGCATCCAGAGTGGCTTCGGCAGCCGCACCGTGGGCGAGCGCGGCTCGGTGGTGCGCTGCTCGCCCTATCCAGAGTGGGAACCGGTCTATCTCGTCTGCAACGAGGCGGGTTTCGTCGAGGGCCCGGACTGGTACAAGAGCGTCGAGTACCCGCAGGATCGCTACCGTGGTCTCGACTACAGCGAAGACCTGTGGAGCTACGGCTACTACGAGCTCGATCTGCGCATGGGCGAGTCGCTGACCATCGCTTGCACCCTGCACCCGCCGGAGACGCACGCGCCCAATTGGTCCGAGGAGCGCGAGGTGATCCGCCTGGCGCAGGTGATGGCGAAGTCACCGGACGAGTCTCCTTTCGCCCGCCGGCTCATGCTCGCCGCCGATCAGTTCGTGGTGCGGCGGGAACGCGACGTGCCGGCGCTCATCTCGGGCTATCCGTACTTCACCGACCACGTGCGCGAGACCCTCATCGCCATGCCCGGCTTGCTGTTGGTCACGGGCCGCCACCGCGACGCCAAGGCCATCCTGCGGGCCTACTCGCGCTCGTTGCAACGCGGCCTGCTCCCGCGGCGTTTCGCCGACGGCGGCCGTGCCGAATACGGCAGCATCGACGCGACGCTCTGGTTCTTCGTCGCCGTGTTCAAGTACTTGCAGTACACCGGTGACTTCGACTTCGTGCGCACCGAGCTGCGCATTCCTCTCCTCGAGGTGATGCGCTACTTCCAGGAGGGCACGCGCTTCGGCGTCCGCCTCGACCGCGACGGCCTCCTGCAGTGCGGTGAACCAGGGATCGCCCTCACCTGGATGGATGCCCGCGTCGGCGACCAACCGGTGACGCGCAGGGATGGCAAGCCCGTCGAGGTGAACGCGCTCTGGTACAACGCCCTGAAGGTGATGGAGCGCTTGGCCGAGCGGTTCTCCATCCCCAACGACATGGCCCGCTTCGCCCGCCGGGCCGAGCAGGTCGAAGCCAGTTTCCACGATTCCTTCTGGAACCGGGAGCTGGGTTGTCTACAGGACGTGGTGACCGCGACGGGCTCGGACGCGTCGATCCGGCCCAACCAGATCCTGGCGGTGAGCCTGCCGTTCCCGCTCCTCAACAGCGACGATTCCTCCAGCGTCCTCCGCGTGGTGGGGGAGAAGCTGCTCACGCCGCTCGGCCTGCGCACCCTCGATCCGGCGCATCCGATGTTCCGGCCTTCCTACGACGGCAACGAGGCCGAACGCGCCCGGGCGGCGCACCAGGGCACAGCCTGGGTGTGGTTGCTGGGGGCGTACATCGCGGCGCTGGTGAAGTGTCGCGGCGAGTCCGGTCGGACCGAGGCCGCTCGGCTCCTCGACCCGGTGCAGCGCCACCTCCTCGACGACTGCCTTGGGCAGGTGTCGGAGAAGAGCTGGGGCAACCCGCCGCACTGGCCGCGGGGCTGCCCGGCCGCGGCCGCCGCCGTGGGCGAGCTGCTCCGCGCCTACTACGAGGATGTGTTGGCTCGGAATCCGGGGGTGCGGGCGCCCATCCTACCTCCGCCGCTGCGCCGGGCGTAG